In the genome of Anabas testudineus chromosome 4, fAnaTes1.2, whole genome shotgun sequence, one region contains:
- the kdm4b gene encoding lysine-specific demethylase 4B isoform X1: MATDKPINLVPAPPDPAPASRPALSSTATQDQIPSQEPTITETPDAAVTSEHDVASTLILSQPANIAPGLAPGSEVPPAPVPPVSAKNPSCKIMTFRPTMEEFKDFAKYIAYMESQGAHRAGLAKVIPPEGWKPRKSYDTIEDMVIPAPIMQVVTGQSGLFTQYNIQKKSMTVGDYRKLANSKKYCTPRHKDFDDLERKYWKNLTFVSPIYGADVSGSIYDEDIHEWNIGHLNTLLDMVEQECGIVIEGVNTPYLYFGMWKTTFAWHTEDMDLYSINYLHFGQPKSWYTVPPEHGKRLERLAQGFFPGSSQGCDAFLRHKMTLISPSILKKYGIPFDRVTQNEGEFMITFPYGYHAGFNHGFNCAESTNFATLRWVDYGKMATQCTCRKDMVKISMDVFVRCLQPDRYEQWKQGKDITVLDHLKATELSSPELESWRQHRVAYRENLLRRAMQKMKQFRRLKLEEVKVLAEEGIELNATEYQRQVEGREAQRRQEREDRLAREAMMTLEAMEREEQEAAEAAAKAAGTPGVEAQDLEAKPQNLIEDTEKKKQKKTKKMSNIHNSITGFEEAFEQFATSGSNNSNNAMTDSQVGSHLNPSEIPADKKPDVTATQASYTKVKMPTEVKKSRRHPLSKPPMRSPLSIVKQDPTNDKDLSSPMPLHSDMKKQQHLWQNHSPNFLAEKAFNAAVAALQPYCAVCSLFCPYTKPQKDLSIANDAQHTPTPGHGSLTRPLVPEMCFSVGANTEPPPTNYHSGEDGKSLLLRCSSCEMQVHASCYGVKPDSVSDSWMCSRCAAGNWTVECCLCNLRGGALKTTTDNRWVHVICGIAVAEARFVNVIKREPVDVTAVPETRKNLKCVFCHGNNANQNHGACIQCSYENCATSFHVTCAQIAGVHMTPADWPYVVSVTCHKHKRVPPKQRPPKGTQSPTLGQRVIGRSSDGWYYHCTIIGIATQTFYEVNFDDGSYCDNLHPENILSHDCLRNGPPEVGELIVVSTPEGQVLNASFVKQHTNKLYQVEFYDQTQLMVKQSEIHQLDQELPKRVRTRLAVPVPAEEVSSADEAQAAKRRRLPSSSAPSADIPMETTSPPMAPPTTTSVAAQAATHHSISTPQTSQPLSRPSTSAQDAPVPTDGIKMDAETPMDMSAGLTSTLTESTLASDPTLTPQTNPIRSTLNSDPLLSAPSPPQPMSDSYTPSSGYVSYMETLLHSHFPQDDGSGPLY; the protein is encoded by the exons ATGGCTACGGACAAGCCCATAAACTTGGTGCCTGCACCACCAGACCCTGCGCCAGCCTCACGTCCTGCTCTCAGCTCAACTGCTACCCAAGACCAGATTCCCAGTCAGGAACCAACAATAACTGAAACTCCTGACGCAGCAGTAACTTCAGAACATGATGTTGCTTCAACTCTCATCCTTTCTCAACCTGCAAACATAGCACCAGGACTTGCTCCAGGTTCTGAGGTTCCCCCGGCCCCTGTGCCACCAGTCAGCGCCAAGAACCCCAGCTGCAAAATCATGACCTTCCGGCCGACCATGGAGGAGTTCAAAGACTTCGCCAAATACATTGCCTACATGGAAAGTCAGGGGGCTCATCGTGCTGGTCTAGCAAAG GTGATTCCCCCAGAGGGCTGGAAACCGCGGAAGTCTTACGACACCATTGAAGACATGGTGATTCCAGCTCCCATCATGCAGGTGGTGACTGGTCAATCGGGTCTGTTCACTCAGTACAACATACAGAAAAAGTCCATGACTGTGGGTGATTACCGCAAGCTGGCCAACAGTAAGAA GTACTGCACACCTCGCCACAAAGACTTTGACGACCTAGAGAGGAAGTACTGGAAAAACTTGACATTTGTTTCACCCATTTATGGTGCGGATGTCAGTGGCTCCATCTATGATGAG GACATTCATGAGTGGAACATTGGCCATCTCAACACGCTGCTGGATATGGTGGAGCAGGAGTGTGGTATTGTCATCGAGGGTGTCAACACGCCATACTTGTATTTTGGCATGTGGAAAACCACATTTGCCTGGCACACTGAAGACATGGATCTCTACAGCATCAACTACCTGCACTTTGGACAGCCCAAGTCCTG GTATACTGTCCCACCAGAGCACGGCAAGAGACTGGAAAGGCTGGCACAAG GTTTCTTCCCGGGCAGTTCCCAAGGTTGCGACGCCTTCCTTCGCCACAAGATGACGCTAATCTCTCCATCCATCCTAAAGAAATACGGAATTCCTTTCGATAGG GTAACTCAAAATGAAGGGGAGTTCATGATCACTTTTCCGTATGGCTACCATGCTGGCTTCAACCATGGCTTCAACTGTGCGGAGTCCACAAACTTTGCCACCCTGCGCTGGGTAGACTACGGGAAGATGGCTACTCAG TGTACCTGCCGTAAGGACATGGTGAAGATCTCCATGGATGTGTTTGTGCGCTGCCTGCAGCCTGATCGCTATGAGCAGTGGAAGCAGGGTAAAGACATCACTGTGTTAGACCACCTTAAGGCCACTGAGCTCAGCAGCCCTGAACTAGAAAGCTGGAGGCAGCACCGGGTTGCATACAGAGAAAATCTCCTGCGAAG GGCCATGCAGAAGATGAAACAGTTCCGTCGATTAaagctggaggaggtgaaggtgCTGGCCGAGGAGGGAATTGAACTGAATGCTACAGAGTACCAGCGTCAGGTGGAGGGACGCGAGGCCCAGCGGAGGCAGGAAAGAGAGGATCGTCTTGCCAGAGAGGCCATGATGACCCTGGAGGCCATGGAGCGTGAGGAGCAAGAGGCTGCCGAGGCCGCTGCAAaagcagcagggactccgggTGTAGAGG CACAAGACCTTGAGGCCAAACCACAGAACTTGATAGAAGACactgagaaaaagaagcagaaaaaaacgAAGAAGATGTCAAATATCCATAACTCTATTACTGGATTTGAGGAAGCGTTTGAGCAGTTTGCTACATCTGGCTCAAATAATTCAAACAACGCTATGACGGACAGTCAGGTGGGGAGTCACCTCAACCCGAGTGAAATCCCAGCAGACAAAAAACCGGATGTGACTGCCACCCAG GCATCCTACACCAAGGTAAAGATGCCAACAGAGGTGAAGAAAAGTCGGCGTCACCCCCTCAGTAAGCCACCCATGCGCTCCCCTCTGTCCATAGTTAAGCAAGACCCAACCAACGACAAAG ACCTCTCCTCTCCCATGCCGCTACACAGCGAcatgaagaaacagcagcaccTGTGGCAGAATCACTCACCCAACTTCCTGGCAGAGAAGGCCTTCAATGCTGCAGTGGCAGCTCTGCAACCctactgtgctgtgtgttcacTCTTCTGTCCCTACACAAAG CCACAAAAAGACCTTTCCATTGCAAACGACGCCCAGCACACACCCACTCCGGGTCACGGCAGTCTGACCCGTCCACTGGTCCCAGAGATGTGTTTCAGCGTGGGTGCAAACACTGAGCCTCCACCCACTAACTATCACAGTGGAGAGGATGGAAAAAGTCTTCTGCTTCGCTGTTCATCTTGCGAGATGCAGGTTCATGCCA GTTGTTACGGTGTAAAGCCAGACTCTGTCAGTGATTCCTGGATGTGCTCCAGGTGTGCTGCAGGAAACTGGACAGTG gaGTGCTGTCTCTGTAACTTGCGTGGAGGAGCTTTAAAGACTACTACAGACAACAG GTGGGTCCATGTCATCTGTGGCATCGCTGTAGCTGAAGCTCGCTTCGTCAACGTTATTAAGAGGGAGCCAGTGGACGTCACTGCCGTTCCAGAAACCCGCAAGAATCTG AAGTGTGTGTTCTGCCACGGCAACAATGCCAATCAGAATCACGGTGCCTGCATCCAATGCTCGTACGAGAACTGTGCCACCTCCTTCCATGTCACCTGTGCCCAAATTGCCGGAGTACATATGACGCCTGCCGACTGGCCATATGTGGTGTCTGTCACCTGCCACAAGCATAAAAGGGTCCCTCCGAAG CAGCGGCCTCCCAAAGGCACACAGAGCCCCACCCTGGGCCAGAGGGTGATTGGTCGCAGCAGCGATGGTTGGTACTATCACTGCACCATCATCGGCATTGCAACGCAGACGTTCTATGAGGTCAACTTTGACGACGGATCATACTGTGACAACTTGCACCCAGAAAACATATTA AGTCATGACTGCCTGCGTAACGGTCCTCCTGAAGTGGGGGAGCTGATTGTGGTCAGCACCCCTGAGGGTCAGGTCCTCAATGCTTCTTTTGTCAAACAGCACACCAACAAGCTTTACCAg GTTGAATTTTACGACCAGACTCAGCTGATGGTCAAACAATCCGAGATCCATCAGCTGGACCAAGAGCTGCCCAAAAGGGTCCGGACCCGACTa GCCGTACCTGTACCCGCGGAGGAGGTTTCCTCAGCTGATGAAGCCCAGGCAGCCAAACGCCGCCGCCTCCCTTCTAGCTCTGCCCCATCTGCTGATATCCCCATGGAAACGACCAGTCCGCCCATGGCCCCTCCAACTACAACCTCAGTAGCAGCTCAAGCAGCAACACACCACAGTATTAGTACACCGCAAACCTCACAGCCTTTGTCTCGGCCCAGCACGAGCGCACAGGATGCACCCGTCCCAACTGATGGCATTAAAATGGACGCCGAGACCCCGATGGACATGAGCGCTGGCCTCACCAGCACTCTAACAGAGTCAACCCTGGCATCGGACCCCACACTGACTCCTCAGACAAACCCTATTCGGTCAACACTGAACTCTGATCCCCTTCTGTCCGCCCCGTCCCCTCCTCAGCCCATGTCCGACAGCTACACACCAAGCAGCGGCTACGTTTCCTACATGGAGACACTGCTTCATTCACATTTCCCTCAGGACGATGGTTCCGGACccctgtattaa
- the kdm4b gene encoding lysine-specific demethylase 4B isoform X2 — MATDKPINLVPAPPDPAPASRPALSSTATQDQIPSQEPTITETPDAAVTSEHDVASTLILSQPANIAPGLAPGSEVPPAPVPPVSAKNPSCKIMTFRPTMEEFKDFAKYIAYMESQGAHRAGLAKVIPPEGWKPRKSYDTIEDMVIPAPIMQVVTGQSGLFTQYNIQKKSMTVGDYRKLANSKKYCTPRHKDFDDLERKYWKNLTFVSPIYGADVSGSIYDEDIHEWNIGHLNTLLDMVEQECGIVIEGVNTPYLYFGMWKTTFAWHTEDMDLYSINYLHFGQPKSWYTVPPEHGKRLERLAQGFFPGSSQGCDAFLRHKMTLISPSILKKYGIPFDRVTQNEGEFMITFPYGYHAGFNHGFNCAESTNFATLRWVDYGKMATQCTCRKDMVKISMDVFVRCLQPDRYEQWKQGKDITVLDHLKATELSSPELESWRQHRVAYRENLLRRAMQKMKQFRRLKLEEVKVLAEEGIELNATEYQRQVEGREAQRRQEREDRLAREAMMTLEAMEREEQEAAEAAAKAAGTPGVEAQDLEAKPQNLIEDTEKKKQKKTKKMSNIHNSITGFEEAFEQFATSGSNNSNNAMTDSQVGSHLNPSEIPADKKPDVTATQASYTKVKMPTEVKKSRRHPLSKPPMRSPLSIVKQDPTNDKDLSSPMPLHSDMKKQQHLWQNHSPNFLAEKAFNAAVAALQPYCAVCSLFCPYTKPQKDLSIANDAQHTPTPGHGSLTRPLVPEMCFSVGANTEPPPTNYHSGEDGKSLLLRCSSCEMQVHASCYGVKPDSVSDSWMCSRCAAGNWTVECCLCNLRGGALKTTTDNRWVHVICGIAVAEARFVNVIKREPVDVTAVPETRKNLKCVFCHGNNANQNHGACIQCSYENCATSFHVTCAQIAGVHMTPADWPYVVSVTCHKHKRVPPKRPPKGTQSPTLGQRVIGRSSDGWYYHCTIIGIATQTFYEVNFDDGSYCDNLHPENILSHDCLRNGPPEVGELIVVSTPEGQVLNASFVKQHTNKLYQVEFYDQTQLMVKQSEIHQLDQELPKRVRTRLAVPVPAEEVSSADEAQAAKRRRLPSSSAPSADIPMETTSPPMAPPTTTSVAAQAATHHSISTPQTSQPLSRPSTSAQDAPVPTDGIKMDAETPMDMSAGLTSTLTESTLASDPTLTPQTNPIRSTLNSDPLLSAPSPPQPMSDSYTPSSGYVSYMETLLHSHFPQDDGSGPLY; from the exons ATGGCTACGGACAAGCCCATAAACTTGGTGCCTGCACCACCAGACCCTGCGCCAGCCTCACGTCCTGCTCTCAGCTCAACTGCTACCCAAGACCAGATTCCCAGTCAGGAACCAACAATAACTGAAACTCCTGACGCAGCAGTAACTTCAGAACATGATGTTGCTTCAACTCTCATCCTTTCTCAACCTGCAAACATAGCACCAGGACTTGCTCCAGGTTCTGAGGTTCCCCCGGCCCCTGTGCCACCAGTCAGCGCCAAGAACCCCAGCTGCAAAATCATGACCTTCCGGCCGACCATGGAGGAGTTCAAAGACTTCGCCAAATACATTGCCTACATGGAAAGTCAGGGGGCTCATCGTGCTGGTCTAGCAAAG GTGATTCCCCCAGAGGGCTGGAAACCGCGGAAGTCTTACGACACCATTGAAGACATGGTGATTCCAGCTCCCATCATGCAGGTGGTGACTGGTCAATCGGGTCTGTTCACTCAGTACAACATACAGAAAAAGTCCATGACTGTGGGTGATTACCGCAAGCTGGCCAACAGTAAGAA GTACTGCACACCTCGCCACAAAGACTTTGACGACCTAGAGAGGAAGTACTGGAAAAACTTGACATTTGTTTCACCCATTTATGGTGCGGATGTCAGTGGCTCCATCTATGATGAG GACATTCATGAGTGGAACATTGGCCATCTCAACACGCTGCTGGATATGGTGGAGCAGGAGTGTGGTATTGTCATCGAGGGTGTCAACACGCCATACTTGTATTTTGGCATGTGGAAAACCACATTTGCCTGGCACACTGAAGACATGGATCTCTACAGCATCAACTACCTGCACTTTGGACAGCCCAAGTCCTG GTATACTGTCCCACCAGAGCACGGCAAGAGACTGGAAAGGCTGGCACAAG GTTTCTTCCCGGGCAGTTCCCAAGGTTGCGACGCCTTCCTTCGCCACAAGATGACGCTAATCTCTCCATCCATCCTAAAGAAATACGGAATTCCTTTCGATAGG GTAACTCAAAATGAAGGGGAGTTCATGATCACTTTTCCGTATGGCTACCATGCTGGCTTCAACCATGGCTTCAACTGTGCGGAGTCCACAAACTTTGCCACCCTGCGCTGGGTAGACTACGGGAAGATGGCTACTCAG TGTACCTGCCGTAAGGACATGGTGAAGATCTCCATGGATGTGTTTGTGCGCTGCCTGCAGCCTGATCGCTATGAGCAGTGGAAGCAGGGTAAAGACATCACTGTGTTAGACCACCTTAAGGCCACTGAGCTCAGCAGCCCTGAACTAGAAAGCTGGAGGCAGCACCGGGTTGCATACAGAGAAAATCTCCTGCGAAG GGCCATGCAGAAGATGAAACAGTTCCGTCGATTAaagctggaggaggtgaaggtgCTGGCCGAGGAGGGAATTGAACTGAATGCTACAGAGTACCAGCGTCAGGTGGAGGGACGCGAGGCCCAGCGGAGGCAGGAAAGAGAGGATCGTCTTGCCAGAGAGGCCATGATGACCCTGGAGGCCATGGAGCGTGAGGAGCAAGAGGCTGCCGAGGCCGCTGCAAaagcagcagggactccgggTGTAGAGG CACAAGACCTTGAGGCCAAACCACAGAACTTGATAGAAGACactgagaaaaagaagcagaaaaaaacgAAGAAGATGTCAAATATCCATAACTCTATTACTGGATTTGAGGAAGCGTTTGAGCAGTTTGCTACATCTGGCTCAAATAATTCAAACAACGCTATGACGGACAGTCAGGTGGGGAGTCACCTCAACCCGAGTGAAATCCCAGCAGACAAAAAACCGGATGTGACTGCCACCCAG GCATCCTACACCAAGGTAAAGATGCCAACAGAGGTGAAGAAAAGTCGGCGTCACCCCCTCAGTAAGCCACCCATGCGCTCCCCTCTGTCCATAGTTAAGCAAGACCCAACCAACGACAAAG ACCTCTCCTCTCCCATGCCGCTACACAGCGAcatgaagaaacagcagcaccTGTGGCAGAATCACTCACCCAACTTCCTGGCAGAGAAGGCCTTCAATGCTGCAGTGGCAGCTCTGCAACCctactgtgctgtgtgttcacTCTTCTGTCCCTACACAAAG CCACAAAAAGACCTTTCCATTGCAAACGACGCCCAGCACACACCCACTCCGGGTCACGGCAGTCTGACCCGTCCACTGGTCCCAGAGATGTGTTTCAGCGTGGGTGCAAACACTGAGCCTCCACCCACTAACTATCACAGTGGAGAGGATGGAAAAAGTCTTCTGCTTCGCTGTTCATCTTGCGAGATGCAGGTTCATGCCA GTTGTTACGGTGTAAAGCCAGACTCTGTCAGTGATTCCTGGATGTGCTCCAGGTGTGCTGCAGGAAACTGGACAGTG gaGTGCTGTCTCTGTAACTTGCGTGGAGGAGCTTTAAAGACTACTACAGACAACAG GTGGGTCCATGTCATCTGTGGCATCGCTGTAGCTGAAGCTCGCTTCGTCAACGTTATTAAGAGGGAGCCAGTGGACGTCACTGCCGTTCCAGAAACCCGCAAGAATCTG AAGTGTGTGTTCTGCCACGGCAACAATGCCAATCAGAATCACGGTGCCTGCATCCAATGCTCGTACGAGAACTGTGCCACCTCCTTCCATGTCACCTGTGCCCAAATTGCCGGAGTACATATGACGCCTGCCGACTGGCCATATGTGGTGTCTGTCACCTGCCACAAGCATAAAAGGGTCCCTCCGAAG CGGCCTCCCAAAGGCACACAGAGCCCCACCCTGGGCCAGAGGGTGATTGGTCGCAGCAGCGATGGTTGGTACTATCACTGCACCATCATCGGCATTGCAACGCAGACGTTCTATGAGGTCAACTTTGACGACGGATCATACTGTGACAACTTGCACCCAGAAAACATATTA AGTCATGACTGCCTGCGTAACGGTCCTCCTGAAGTGGGGGAGCTGATTGTGGTCAGCACCCCTGAGGGTCAGGTCCTCAATGCTTCTTTTGTCAAACAGCACACCAACAAGCTTTACCAg GTTGAATTTTACGACCAGACTCAGCTGATGGTCAAACAATCCGAGATCCATCAGCTGGACCAAGAGCTGCCCAAAAGGGTCCGGACCCGACTa GCCGTACCTGTACCCGCGGAGGAGGTTTCCTCAGCTGATGAAGCCCAGGCAGCCAAACGCCGCCGCCTCCCTTCTAGCTCTGCCCCATCTGCTGATATCCCCATGGAAACGACCAGTCCGCCCATGGCCCCTCCAACTACAACCTCAGTAGCAGCTCAAGCAGCAACACACCACAGTATTAGTACACCGCAAACCTCACAGCCTTTGTCTCGGCCCAGCACGAGCGCACAGGATGCACCCGTCCCAACTGATGGCATTAAAATGGACGCCGAGACCCCGATGGACATGAGCGCTGGCCTCACCAGCACTCTAACAGAGTCAACCCTGGCATCGGACCCCACACTGACTCCTCAGACAAACCCTATTCGGTCAACACTGAACTCTGATCCCCTTCTGTCCGCCCCGTCCCCTCCTCAGCCCATGTCCGACAGCTACACACCAAGCAGCGGCTACGTTTCCTACATGGAGACACTGCTTCATTCACATTTCCCTCAGGACGATGGTTCCGGACccctgtattaa